DNA sequence from the Sandaracinaceae bacterium genome:
TGGGCGTCGACTTCACCATCGCTGCCGTGGGCGACGCGCCGGCGGAGCTCCTCTGCTGCCTCCCGGTCGGAGGCCAGGCGCAGTTCGGATCCGGCGAGCCCTTCACGCCGCCCTGGGCCGTGTGACCCCGTGAGCTCCATCCCGCTCGCCCGATTGTTCGCGATGGGTATGAACACGCTCGTGACCGGCCTGCACGCACGCCTCGCCGAACGCGGCTTCCCTGACGTGCGGCCGGCGTTCGCGTTCGTGCTGCTCGCCGCGCGTGACCGCTCGCTCACCGGCAACGATGTCGCCGAGCTGATGGGAATGACCAAGCAAGCGGCCTCCAAGCTCATCGATGCGATGGAGGCCGAGCACTTCGTCAGCCGCAAGCCGCACCCTGCGGACGCCCGCGCGAAGGTGCTCCAGATCGCGCCGAGGGGGCGTCGGCTCCTCGCGACGGCAGAGTCCATCTATGCAGAGCTCGAGGACGAGTGGGCCGAGGTGCTCGGGCGCGCGCGCGTGGACGCGATGCGCAGCGATCTGACAGAGGTGCTCCTCGCGACCAACGACGGGGCGCTGCCGGCCATTCGCCCGTCCCGCTAGACTGTCCGTCTGCACCGACCGTCGAGCCGCGAACGGCCTCCTCGGCAGCACGGGCACCAGCATGCGTGGGCGTCACCGATCCATTTGGGAACGGAATGCGCCGACGAGGTGTTCCGCAGGGGTCCGTGGCGACGAGGCGCGCAGCCGCCTCCTCCCCCTGGGCATCCGCACACCAGGAGCATCGCCATGCCCGAGACCCTGAACACCCGTCCCTTCGACCTCCTCTCGCCACTGCTCGACGTCCTCTGGGCGGACGGCCGCATGTCGTTCGCGCAGGTGCGCGCCGTGGACGAGGTCGCCTCCCTCTTGGGGGTCACGGACGTCGCCGCGCGCATCGCGAGCCTGACCTCGGAGTTCGACGACGCTTTGCCGCCCGCGCCGATTCGCGCCGTGGCCTACGCGCTCGCCGTGTGGGTGGCGGCCTCCGACGGCCGCATCCACCCCGACGAGCGCCGCGTGCTGAACCACTTCGAGCGCTACTGGGACCTCGACGCGGACGTCGCGCAACGCACGCGCCGCCTGGCCCTCGGCATGGCGCGGGTGGGCGCTGGTCGTCCCACGCGCACCCAGCTCGAGGCGCTGATGCGCGCGGCGCGGCAGCTCGCCACGGAGCACACCCGCACGGCCCACGGGGACCCGCCGAGCCTCGTCCCGTCTGATCCGCTCTCGCTGAGCGCGCTCCATGCGCTGCACACTCTCGGCGCTACTCCGGGAGGCGCGCGCGGAGCGAGTACAGCAGCGGGAGGCGCGGTGTGCCCGTAGGCGGGCGGAAACAGCCGTCCGCGTCCCGCCGCATGAACGGCCAGCGGGCGAACGCCGTGTGGTCGAACTCGTGGAACAGCTCGAGCTGCAGCCCCTCCGACAGCAGCGCGCTCAGCACGTCGGAGATGGGGTGCCGGAACTCCACGGACACGTTGGCCACCGTCTCCGCCCCCTGGTCGGCGTAGGTCCCGGGCTCGTCCCAGACCTGACCGTTCGGGTCGTGGAAGTAGTCGTGCCGGACCGTGAGATCACCCGCGTCGAAAACGTCCGTCAGCGGGTGGCACTCGACCAGGTACAGGCACCCGCCAGGCTTCAACAGCGACCGGACCACGCTGGCCCAGCGCCGGATGTCGTGGAGCCAGATCAGCGCGCCGATCCCCGTGTACACGATGTCGTAGCGCCGACCGAGCGCGGCGGGCGCGTCGAACACGTCGGCGCACACGAAGCGGGCGTCGAGCCCCGCCTCACGCGCCAACGCGAGCGCAGCGTCCACGGCGGGTTGGGAGAAGTCGAGTCCCGTGACGAGGGCTCCGCGGCGAGCCCACGACAGCGTATCGAGGCCGAAGTGGCACTGCAGATGGACCAGCTGCTTCCCTTCGACCGAGCCCAGCTCGTCCGCTTCGAACGGCTGGAGCGAGCAGCGACCGCCCCTCCATCCCGCGACGTCGTAGAACTCGCTCGCGACGTGGATGGGGACCCGCTCGTCCCACATTCGCTTGTTCTGCGCCTGGTAGCTCATGGCCTGGTGCTCTAGGGCCCGCTCAGCGCGCGTCCAGCGGGGGGCGCTCAGCGCGACTTGCGCCGTGGGTCTCCCGGCTCAGGCCGTCGAGCCTGCGCCTCCCGACGCGCCCGCGCCTGCTCGACGCGTGCTTCGTGCTCTTCCAGACGCCCGAGACCGACGCTGGCCGTCTCGCGGATGATCTCACGCAGCCCCTCGTCGTCCACTTGAGACAGCGCCCGCAGCAGCTCCGGGGTGAGCGCCGCGCGACGCGGCGGGGGCACGGGCGGGGGGCGCTCGAGGCTCGGGATGCGCGCCACCTCGGGCAGCGGCCCCACACGAAAGCGCAGCTCCCGCACGTTGAGCGAGGGAGCCTTGGCGCGCACGCCGCGCAGCAGGTCCTCCTTGAGGAAGCTCAGCTCCTGCGCCCAGACGGGGCTCTTCACATGCACCAGCAGCGTGCCGCGCTGAAAGCGCACGGGCTGCGCGTTGAGCGCCACGCGCGGCGGCACGGCGTCGTTCCACCCGCCGAACACGCGCGCCTCGTCGAACTGCTCCTTGCCCGGGTAGACGTTGCGCAGGGTCTGGTCGAGCGACTCGAGGCTGCCCACCCGCCGCGTGCGACGTCGCGCGATGCGGCGCTTGGGGAGCTTGCCGTCGGCCGGAGGCGGGGTGCTCATCGGCCGCTCAGAGCGACGCGCGGTAGAGGGCCAGCATGTCCTCTTCGGTGCACTGGCGAGGGTTGCTGGCGTGGCAGCCGTCCGCGAAGGCCAGCTTCGCCAGGCGCGGCAGGCCGGCTTCCGCGACGTCGGCGGCGTCCAAGCCGTCGGGCAGGCCGACCTTCTTGCGCAGCGAGCGCACGGCGCCCGCGCACTCGAAGGCGAGCGTCTCCTTGTCTTCGCCGCGCGCGCCGAGCAGGCCCGCGATGCGTGCGATCTTCAGCGGCACGGCACCGCGGTTGAAGTCCAGCACGGCCGGCAGGCAGAGGGCGTTGGCGAGGCCGTGGTGCATGCCGTTCTCGGCCGAGAGCGGGTGGGCCAGCGAGTGACACGCCCCGAGCCCCTTCTGGAACGCGACGGCGCCCATCATGGCTGCCTTCAGCATGGCACCGCGCGCCTCGAGGTCATTGCCGTCCTGCACGGCGGTCTGGAGGTGCTTCGCGATGAGCGCCACGCCCTCGAGCGCGATGGCGTCCGCCATGGGGTGGTCGCCCTTGGCGCAGTAGGCCTCGATGCAGTGCGTGAGCGCGTCCATGCCGGTGGCGGCGGTGGTGCGGGGCGGCAGCGCCACGGTGAGCACGGGGTCGAGGATGGCGACGTTGGGGATGAGCGAGGGCGCGAAGATGACCGTCTTGCGGTTGGTGGCCTGGATGGTGAGCACGCCGCTGCGGCCCACCTCGCTGCCCGTGCCTGCCGTGGTGGGGATGGCGATCATCGGCGGGAGCGGGTTCACGATGCGCTCGCTGCCGTTGTCGGCGTCGTCGTACAGGGAGAGCGGCAGCGGGTGTGTGGCGGCCACGCGGATGAGCTTGGCCACGTCGAGCGGGCTGCCCCCGCCGAGCCCGACCACCATGTCGGCTCCCGAGGAGCGGTAGGCCTCGACCGCGCTCAGCACCTCGGACTCGAGCGGGTTGGACGAGATGCCGCTGTACACACTGTGCCCGATGCCGGCAGCGCCCAGGAGCGTCGCGACCGTCTCGACCATGCCGGCCGCGACCACGCCCGCGTCGCTGACGATGAGCGCGCGGGTGGCCTTGAGACGCGCCGCCTCGATGCCGACCTGATCGACCGAACCAGCCCCGAAGAGGACGCGCGTTGGAAAGCTCCACACCTCAGTCATGACGGCCGTTTTACTCCTTGTGGACGATGCGCGCCATGAGCGACGCGAGGGCGGCCTCGGGGCCGAGGGTCCCGCCCACCAGGCCCGCGATGGCCGCGAGGATGGGCGCTTGGACGTTGGTGAGTTCGGCGAAGCGTGCCATGCGCGGCGCGAGGCGCACGCCCTCGACGTGCACGCCGAGCTGCTCGAGCGCGGTCGAGACCGAGGTGCCCCGAGCGAGCTGCTGCCCAAGCAAGAGCTCGGCGCGCCCGTCTCCCGCGACGCAGGCGACCAGGTCGCCGAAGCCCGCGAGCCCCGCGAAGGTGTGCGTGGAGGCGCCCATTTTCACGCCGAGGCGCGTGGCCTCGGACATGCCGCGCGTGCACAACACCGCCAGCGCACCGGGGCCTACGTCGAGCCCCTGCGCGATGCCGACGGCAATGGCGAGCACCCCCACCGACGCGCTGGCCAGCTCCACGCCGAGCAGGTCGGGGGTGTCGTACAGGCGCATGCTGGGGCCGCCGAGGGCCGCGCGCACGGCCGCGGCGACCTCGGGG
Encoded proteins:
- a CDS encoding winged helix-turn-helix transcriptional regulator — encoded protein: MSSIPLARLFAMGMNTLVTGLHARLAERGFPDVRPAFAFVLLAARDRSLTGNDVAELMGMTKQAASKLIDAMEAEHFVSRKPHPADARAKVLQIAPRGRRLLATAESIYAELEDEWAEVLGRARVDAMRSDLTEVLLATNDGALPAIRPSR
- a CDS encoding TerB family tellurite resistance protein; translated protein: MPETLNTRPFDLLSPLLDVLWADGRMSFAQVRAVDEVASLLGVTDVAARIASLTSEFDDALPPAPIRAVAYALAVWVAASDGRIHPDERRVLNHFERYWDLDADVAQRTRRLALGMARVGAGRPTRTQLEALMRAARQLATEHTRTAHGDPPSLVPSDPLSLSALHALHTLGATPGGARGASTAAGGAVCP
- a CDS encoding class I SAM-dependent methyltransferase — translated: MSYQAQNKRMWDERVPIHVASEFYDVAGWRGGRCSLQPFEADELGSVEGKQLVHLQCHFGLDTLSWARRGALVTGLDFSQPAVDAALALAREAGLDARFVCADVFDAPAALGRRYDIVYTGIGALIWLHDIRRWASVVRSLLKPGGCLYLVECHPLTDVFDAGDLTVRHDYFHDPNGQVWDEPGTYADQGAETVANVSVEFRHPISDVLSALLSEGLQLELFHEFDHTAFARWPFMRRDADGCFRPPTGTPRLPLLYSLRARLPE
- a CDS encoding DUF721 domain-containing protein; translated protein: MSTPPPADGKLPKRRIARRRTRRVGSLESLDQTLRNVYPGKEQFDEARVFGGWNDAVPPRVALNAQPVRFQRGTLLVHVKSPVWAQELSFLKEDLLRGVRAKAPSLNVRELRFRVGPLPEVARIPSLERPPPVPPPRRAALTPELLRALSQVDDEGLREIIRETASVGLGRLEEHEARVEQARARREAQARRPEPGDPRRKSR
- a CDS encoding iron-containing alcohol dehydrogenase, yielding MTEVWSFPTRVLFGAGSVDQVGIEAARLKATRALIVSDAGVVAAGMVETVATLLGAAGIGHSVYSGISSNPLESEVLSAVEAYRSSGADMVVGLGGGSPLDVAKLIRVAATHPLPLSLYDDADNGSERIVNPLPPMIAIPTTAGTGSEVGRSGVLTIQATNRKTVIFAPSLIPNVAILDPVLTVALPPRTTAATGMDALTHCIEAYCAKGDHPMADAIALEGVALIAKHLQTAVQDGNDLEARGAMLKAAMMGAVAFQKGLGACHSLAHPLSAENGMHHGLANALCLPAVLDFNRGAVPLKIARIAGLLGARGEDKETLAFECAGAVRSLRKKVGLPDGLDAADVAEAGLPRLAKLAFADGCHASNPRQCTEEDMLALYRASL
- a CDS encoding NAD(P)-binding domain-containing protein is translated as MSAPSQASRLGSSGTEAASVGVVGGGEFGRSLALAVARSAGTVLHYSRAANPIETPAGGGVVHSTSDLAALRDASLLFLAVPSPIVDDLATRLDAHLDGRHMLVHVSRGLAALDDGLEAPALVTLSERLRALTACRRVGALAGPLVPESLATTIPGGAVIGTPFPEVAAAVRAALGGPSMRLYDTPDLLGVELASASVGVLAIAVGIAQGLDVGPGALAVLCTRGMSEATRLGVKMGASTHTFAGLAGFGDLVACVAGDGRAELLLGQQLARGTSVSTALEQLGVHVEGVRLAPRMARFAELTNVQAPILAAIAGLVGGTLGPEAALASLMARIVHKE